In one Cardiocondyla obscurior isolate alpha-2009 linkage group LG17, Cobs3.1, whole genome shotgun sequence genomic region, the following are encoded:
- the LOC139109422 gene encoding uncharacterized protein, which translates to MAGFKLDIWSANHQTLIPSSLKKGHQINDSVYINLQNVVKTLVLVIGKIFLQDLWLAKINWDDELVDKHRSSWLKYQNSLTDLNAIRIDRWLTMRARSMAEIHGFSDSSSRAYAATVYVRITSEKGTVHVNLLAVKTKVSPVKTVSIPNIKLCGATLLVRLIKNVQRLDFLKPVPVIAWSDSQVVLVWIKQHPSRWKQFVANRVSTIQTELPNARWQYVPTKSNPADLATRGMSPKELSESNLWWHGPFWLSQSPNQWPRQEKNTNSLEEHAQVNLVHRTPLDTGNDKDNFINRFFNLNRTVQVVAWCLRYVTNYRRRKQREQKEMSFITVSELSKARIALIKLTQRIEFSNDIVAVRNNQQLPRNSPLKRLNPYLDDEGVLRVMGRLRHSSVLYDTKYPPILPKNSHLAQLYVRHAHQDCWHGGTALTLSTLRTQVWVVGGLKLVKYTVRNCVKCARYRSQPVTQRMGDLPSSQVNLERPFSETDVDYASPILVRRNAGRGQASCKGYIALFVCMATKAVHLEAVGHLTTEAFLNAYRRFAGRRRVCRKLYSDNGTNFRGADTELRNLFQEYSDFYQTATQHFATRSTEWSFIPPRAPHFGGLWEAGVKFMKRHLIKVIGDYKLTYEELSTVLTQIEACINSRPLCPLTDEPDDLAVLTPAHFLTGGTSALIFEPEPPNLPENRLTRYQLLQRMKLHYWKRWSTDYLTTLQQRVKWERRQKNLEIGQLVVVKKDGLPPAKWIIGRVMKLHPGADKEVRVVTIHTPTTTMEHPIVKVVPLLSDTTADAPI; encoded by the exons ATGGCCGGTTTCAAGCTGGACATATGGTCGGCTAATCATCAGACATTAATACCGAGTTCTCTGAAAAAAGGTCATCAAATAAATGACAGtgtatacataaatttacaGAATGTGGTCAAAACACTTG TCTTAGTCATTGGCAAAATCTTCCTTCAGGATTTATGGCtggcaaaaattaattgggaTGATGAATTGGTGGATAAACACCGATCGAGTTGGCTCAAGTACCAGAACTCATTGACGGATTTAAATGCTATACGAATAGATCGATGGTTGACAATGAGAGCGAGAAGTATGGCTGAAATACATGGGTTTTCGGACTCCTCGTCACGAGCATACGCAGCTACCGTATATGTTCGTATAACATCTGAGAAGGGAACTGTACATGTTAACCTGTTAGCAGTCAAAACAAAAGTAAGCCCGGTGAAGACAGTAAGCATACCAAATATAAAGCTTTGTGGTGCAACGTTATTGGTGAGACTCATTAAAAACGTTCAGAGACTTGATTTCCTGAAGCCAGTTCCAGTAATTGCTTGGAGTGATAGCCAGGTTGTTCTGGTTTGGATAAAACAGCACCCTAGCCGTTGGAAGCAATTTGTGGCCAATAGGGTGTCAACTATTCAAACTGAATTGCCGAACGCACGATGGCAATATGTACCCACAAAATCCAACCCGGCTGACCTTGCCACTCGCGGCATGAGTCCGAAGGAACTTTCCGAGTCAAATTTATGGTGGCATGGGCCATTTTGGCTGTCTCAATCTCCTAACCAATGGCCTCGACAGGAGAAAAATACTAATTCCCTTGAGGAACACGCACAAGTCAATTTAGTTCACAGGACTCCTCTGGACACTGGTAACGacaaagacaattttattaatcgtttttttaatcttaacaGGACAGTACAAGTAGTCGCCTGGTGCCTGAGATATGTAACAAATTACCGAAGACGGAAACAAAGAGAGCAAAAGGAAATGAGTTTCATCACTGTCTCAGAGCTCTCAAAGGCACGCATCGCTTTAATTAAACTGACACAGAGGATCGAATTTTCTAACGATATCGTCGCAGTTCGCAACAATCAGCAGCTACCAAGAAATTCACCGCTTAAAAGATTGAATCCATATCTTGACGACGAGGGAGTTTTAAGAGTCATGGGAAGACTACGTCACAGTAGTGTACTTTATGATACTAAATATCCGCCAATTTTGCCTAAGAATTCTCATTTGGCCCAATTATACGTAAGACATGCGCATCAAGATTGTTGGCATGGTGGTACGGCATTGACGTTGTCTACTTTGAGAACACAAGTCTGGGTGGTGGGAGGCCTGAAGCTGGTTAAATACACCGTTCGAAATTGCGTTAAATGCGCGAGGTATAGATCACAACCTGTAACACAACGCATGGGTGACCTCCCATCTTCGCAAGTCAACCTAGAGAGACCGTTTTCAGAGACCGATGTGGACTATGCCAGTCCCATTTTGGTTCGCCGCAACGCAGGAAGAGGCCAGGCATCCTGTAAAGGTTATATAGCGTTATTTGTATGTATGGCAACCAAGGCTGTACATTTGGAGGCAGTTGGACATCTGACCACTGAGGCGTTTCTAAACGCTTATCGAAGATTCGCAGGTCGCCGCAGAGTGTGCAGGAAACTCTATTCAGATAACGGCACTAATTTCAGAGGAGCAGATACTGAGTTACGTAATCTTTTTCAAGAATATTCAGACTTTTATCAAACTGCAACACAACATTTTGCAACGAGAAGCACAGAGTGGAGCTTTATTCCACCTCGAGCTCCACACTTTGGCGGCCTATGGGAGGCTGGTGTAAAATTCATGAAGAGACATCTCATCAAGGTTATCGGCGACTACAAATTGACCTATGAGGAACTCAGCACAGTTTTAACTCAAATAGAGGCCTGTATAAACTCAAGACCTCTGTGCCCTCTCACGGACGAGCCAGATGATTTAGCCGTATTAACACCAGCGCACTTTCTAACCGGCGGTACTTCTGCTTTGATTTTTGAGCCTGAGCCACCTAATTTACCTGAGAATCGTCTGACGCGGTACCAGCTACTACAACGTATGAAGCTACATTACTGGAAGAGATGGTCTACAGACTATTTAACGACACTGCAACAACGCGTTAAATGGGAAAGGAGGCAGAAAAATTTGGAAATCGGTCAGTTGGTAGTTGTGAAAAAAGATGGTTTGCCTCCAGCAAAGTGGATTATAGGAAGAGTGATGAAGTTGCATCCAGGTGCGGATAAAGAAGTAAGAGTAGTTACGATACATACTCCCACTACCACTATGGAGCATCCCATAGTTAAGGTGGTGCCGCTTCTTTCTGACACGACTGCAGACGCGCCTATATAA
- the LOC139109423 gene encoding proline-rich protein 36-like — MSKQERLKDLFGSMSDSSDSPASPPPGAWPPPVDPSRRYSVPGVGTKIQRGDRSQRQHTRWMEETPPAPPRTGSRGRNQPAATITPGVPQQKAASPAATGTATTSNLAARASTSTAARPSSQARKVSGSQAAKAATTSKAGTTRDPRRALQTTGNQPGESGRARGAKPPAAAPVPILEIRSVKRKGQDLPSRRQPIFKEMTTIRPPRSTIPTVAAIEGSTSCHQEVAGAPGPSDGPAKQTLTTARAPDMTTTPSQARPRESRAAAAAGKEAGPTATTRGTATPLVLPLPPFAVPLLTSPAVMPPAPPAYVRAQGWTTRPRIPMAVPIQLPDGEYVSVPMSAIRHNRKWRARTSTGKWILRFAPDGRLTVWRKVQEATQ, encoded by the coding sequence ATGTCCAAGCAAGAGAGACTCAAGGACCTATTCGGTAGTATGAGCGATAGCAGTGACTCGCCAGCTAGCCCACCACCGGGGGCTTGGCCACCACCCGTGGACCCGAGCCGGCGATATTCGGTGCCAGGAGTCGGGACCAAGATCCAACGGGGTGATCGCAGCCAGCGGCAACACACCCGTTGGATGGAGGAAACGCCACCAGCTCCGCCAAGGACCGGCAGCAGAGGACGGAACCAGCCTGCCGCTACCATAACTCCAGGAGTTCCGCAACAGAAAGCCGCGTCACCCGCCGCCACCGGAACAGCTACCACCAGCAACCTGGCGGCCAGAGCGTCGACCTCGACTGCAGCCAGGCCAAGCAGTCAGGCACGGAAAGTGTCAGGGAGTCAAGCCGCCAAAGCAGCCACCACCAGCAAAGCCGGCACTACCAGGGACCCCAGGCGCGCTCTGCAGACAACGGGAAACCAACCTGGAGAATCGGGACGAGCACGAGGCGCAAAACCGCCAGCAGCAGCACCCGTGCCCATCCTCGAGATACGCAGCGTCAAACGGAAAGGCCAGGATCTTCCATCACGTCGCCAGCCGATCTTTAAGGAGATGACGACTATCCGGCCACCACGATCGACGATCCCGACCGTCGCTGCAATAGAAGGAAGTACCAGTTGCCATCAAGAGGTAGCCGGGGCCCCTGGTCCATCGGATGGACCAGCGAAACAAACCCTGACCACAGCCAGGGCCCCGGACATGACGACCACGCCGTCACAGGCAAGGCCGCGGGAATCACGGGCAGCCGCAGCGGCAGGGAAAGAAGCCGGGCCAACAGCAACAACCAGAGGGACGGCAACCCCACTCGTCCTACCTCTGCCACCATTTGCGGTGCCGCTACTAACATCACCAGCGGTCATGCCACCAGCCCCGCCAGCATATGTGAGGGCCCAAGGATGGACCACTAGGCCAAGGATCCCGATGGCAGTGCCCATACAACTGCCGGATGGCGAATATGTTTCAGTGCCGATGTCCGCCATCCGGCACAACCGCAAGTGGCGAGCCAGAACCAGTACGGGAAAGTGGATCCTGCGCTTTGCCCCGGATGGCCGCCTTACAGTGTGGAGAAAAGTGCAGGAAGCCACTCAGTAA